The DNA window GCCCAATTGAATTTTCAATATACACTGCATAACTGAACATCGAGGCGGTTACATGCGTTAAAATGGTTTGAATGGAAATACAGTCCGGATCTGAGCTTTTCGGCTCAATGGTTGTAGTCAGTTGACGCTGGCTGATTGGAATGATTACCGTAATCAGCTCGTCAACAGCCTTTTTATATTCATCCATGAGTGCAGCAATCGCGCCTGTAAGATTATGGGCTTCCATTAAACAAATATAATTGTTTTTTTTAAATCTATTTGGATAATACAACCCTCGGAAAGTGTTTCCTCGTTCCCGCGAGCGTCATGCTCGTACATTCCATTACAATTCTATTCATTAAAGATACTTATTTAGCCGTAGTTTTTGTTCGGTTACTAGAGAGGAACCTGGCGAATATACAAACACGTTAACTTGAATATAATCGAAATGAATAAGAGTACAGGAAACCTGCAAGTATTACAATTCTCAACGGAAACGATTCGGGAAACAATTAAAATATAAAAACTCTATCTGAATAATAATCAGATAGAGTTTTTAGTTAATGGTACCCAGGACCGGGATCGAACCGGTACTCCTAAGAACTGGTGTTTGAGACCAGCGCGTCTACCAATTCCGCCACCTGGGCTGGTGTTACCGTGCTTTTAATTGGTGTGCAAATATAGAAACTTTTTTAAGATTTAAAAACTTTTTTGTGAACTTTTCTTTAAAATTCCAGCTCCAGTCCGTCATAAGCCAGGTGGATGCCTTCCGGGAGAAGCGGTTCTTCCACATCATACAGGCCGAAATGATGGCTGATATGGGTCAGGAACAATTGCCTGGGCTGCAGTTCTTCAAACAGTTCGATCACATCCGGCAGGATGAAATGGGCCGGGTGCGGATCAAATTTCCGGATGCAGTTCAGGATCAGGACATCCAGGTTTTTCAGTTTTTCCTTTTCAGCATCCGAGATGAAGCTTCCGTCTGTAATATAAGCCAGGTTTTTGAATTTATATCCGAGGATGCTGAGCTTATGGTGCATCACTTCTACAGGTGTGATGAGCGTATCTAAAACCGTAAACGGATTGTTGCCGATTTCATGGAGCTCAAAAGCCGGAGCGCCGGGATAGCGGACATCCGTAAACGCGTAGGCAAAGCGTTTTTTAATTTCCTGCCCGACCCGCGGGTGGCAGTACAGCGGCATATCTTTCCCGCTCCTGAAAATCAGGGGCCGCATATCATCGAGACCGATGACGTGGTCATTATGTTCATGGGTGATGAGGGCAAGGTCTATACTGGCTTCATGGTTCAGCAGCATCTGCTGGCGGAAGTCCGGCCCGCAGTCAATCAGTATTTTCCGGTGTTCTTCCGTCGTTACCATCACAGAGGCACGGAAGCGCTGGTCTTTGGGATTTCCGGAAGTGCAGACCTCACATGTACAGCCGATAACGGGTACGCCCTGCGAAGTGCCGGTTCCTAAAAATTTCAACTTCATTTTGTTTTGAGGTTGGTTTAATTTTGGTAAATTTACGCAAAAATTTAATGTCCTAATGTATCAGAAACTAACTCCTAAACAAAAAGCATTAACAATTAATCTAGATCCTACTATTTATGGTACTTTCGCGGAAATTGGAGCAGGGCAGGAGACTGTGCGGCACTTTTTTAGAGCAGGAGGGGCTTCCGGTACAATCGCCAAGGCAATGTCTGCCTACGACAAGGATTTTAGTGATGCCATTTACGGAAAAGAAGTCAAGAACCGGTATGTGACCCAGAACAGGCTCCGTAAAATGCTCCGCTACGAAGTGTCTCTGATCGAGGAAAGGATTTCCAGGGAGAACAATCCGGACAGGAAGTTCTTTTCCTACGCCAATACGGTAACGACCATTAATTTTGACAAGACCATGAGGGGCCACGGCTGGGTGGGAATCCGTTTCCAGGTGAAAGAAAACGAGGACTACAATGAAATTGTGATCCACGTAAAATTCAAGGAAAACGATGCTACCCTGCAGCAGGAAACCTTGGGGAACCTCGGCGTGAACCTGATTTTCGGGGCTTTTCATTACTTCGATAATCCAAGGACCTTAATTGAATCCCTGTACGACGATATTGCCAAGGACAACCTGGAAATTGATATGATCGATTTCAGCGGGCCGGCTTTCTCTTATGTGGACAACAGGCTGATGTCTTTACAGCTGGTGAAAAACAGCATGACCGATGCCGTGATTTTCAATTCTGAAGGCAATAATATGCTTCCTGCAGACGTCCTGTACAAGAAAAATATTTTTGCGG is part of the Chryseobacterium camelliae genome and encodes:
- a CDS encoding MBL fold metallo-hydrolase; the encoded protein is MKLKFLGTGTSQGVPVIGCTCEVCTSGNPKDQRFRASVMVTTEEHRKILIDCGPDFRQQMLLNHEASIDLALITHEHNDHVIGLDDMRPLIFRSGKDMPLYCHPRVGQEIKKRFAYAFTDVRYPGAPAFELHEIGNNPFTVLDTLITPVEVMHHKLSILGYKFKNLAYITDGSFISDAEKEKLKNLDVLILNCIRKFDPHPAHFILPDVIELFEELQPRQLFLTHISHHFGLYDVEEPLLPEGIHLAYDGLELEF
- a CDS encoding nicotinate-nucleotide adenylyltransferase produces the protein MYQKLTPKQKALTINLDPTIYGTFAEIGAGQETVRHFFRAGGASGTIAKAMSAYDKDFSDAIYGKEVKNRYVTQNRLRKMLRYEVSLIEERISRENNPDRKFFSYANTVTTINFDKTMRGHGWVGIRFQVKENEDYNEIVIHVKFKENDATLQQETLGNLGVNLIFGAFHYFDNPRTLIESLYDDIAKDNLEIDMIDFSGPAFSYVDNRLMSLQLVKNSMTDAVIFNSEGNNMLPADVLYKKNIFAVRGSFRPVTKVNIDMLRNGLDMFLKDAACTHDETEVLIEITISNLRADGDINERDFMDRVDVLGKLGYTVIISNFSEYYRLIDYFATHTNGNIGVAMGVNNMLMVFDEKYYNNLSGGILEAFGKFFRNGMRVYLYPYKDPETHELLDSSNLKVDESLKELYKYFKHNNRIVDITSYNPEYLEIYSREILKKIACNVKGWESQVPEGVAEMIKERGMFGYKEELSLKQFS